The Comamonas sp. GB3 AK4-5 genome includes a region encoding these proteins:
- a CDS encoding YbdD/YjiX family protein gives MLKKLQQAGSYLGQAARMMVGMPDYGTYVRHMEQTHPGQPYMSYEEFFKERLNARYGGGAGRPVRCC, from the coding sequence ATGCTCAAAAAACTGCAGCAAGCCGGCAGCTACCTCGGCCAGGCCGCCCGCATGATGGTGGGCATGCCCGACTACGGCACCTATGTGCGCCATATGGAGCAAACCCACCCGGGCCAGCCCTATATGAGCTATGAGGAGTTCTTCAAGGAACGCCTCAACGCCCGCTACGGCGGCGGCGCTGGTCGCCCGGTGCGCTGCTGCTGA
- a CDS encoding NUDIX domain-containing protein translates to MNQTDGGFPAVLVSVDTVVLTLRDGALQLLLLRRAQPPFQGVWALPGGYVHADEDADAKASALRVLKDKLGITGAYLEQLATFSGPARDPRGWSVAIAYCALLPWEQVPQCADVQLVPVEALGTLPFDHRAIVDAALQRVRNKSQYSSLPVHLCGPSFTLPQLQQVYEHLLGEPLNKVSFRRKMDEMALLEAVPGAMQSGGAHRPAQLYRVRAPYRQELALSVRGL, encoded by the coding sequence ATGAATCAAACTGATGGTGGCTTTCCTGCGGTGCTGGTCAGCGTGGACACGGTGGTGCTCACGCTGCGTGATGGTGCGTTGCAGCTGTTGCTGCTGCGCCGTGCCCAGCCGCCGTTTCAGGGCGTATGGGCCTTGCCAGGTGGCTATGTGCATGCCGATGAAGACGCCGATGCCAAGGCCAGTGCCCTGCGCGTGCTGAAAGACAAATTGGGCATCACCGGCGCCTATCTGGAGCAGCTGGCCACTTTCAGCGGCCCGGCGCGTGACCCGCGAGGCTGGTCGGTGGCCATTGCCTATTGCGCGCTACTGCCTTGGGAGCAGGTGCCGCAGTGCGCCGATGTGCAGCTGGTGCCGGTGGAGGCACTGGGCACGCTGCCTTTTGACCACCGCGCCATCGTCGACGCTGCGCTGCAGCGGGTGCGCAACAAAAGCCAGTACTCCTCGCTGCCGGTGCATTTGTGCGGGCCCAGCTTCACGCTGCCGCAGCTGCAGCAGGTGTATGAGCATTTGTTGGGTGAGCCGCTGAACAAGGTGAGCTTTCGCCGCAAGATGGACGAGATGGCGCTGCTGGAGGCCGTGCCGGGTGCCATGCAAAGTGGTGGCGCGCACAGGCCTGCCCAGCTTTACCGCGTGCGGGCTCCTTATCGGCAGGAGCTGGCCCTCAGCGTTCGCGGTTTGTAA
- a CDS encoding cysteine hydrolase: MAHRTQLLIIDPQNDFCDLPRAWWPAALPGQADSSGPALPVTGAHADMQRLAAWIQRHGSKLEGITLTLDSHQAYDLAHPAFWQQRDGSAVAPFTTIAAAQVRNGDFAPRDASALARVLQYLDTLEAEGRYQLMVWPLHCEIGSWGHGVHADVLAACRRWQATQHRAVHHVFKGMNPWTEHYSAIRAEVPDPQDPETGLNQALLTRLADCEQLVIAGEASSHCVRATTEHIVQHSGMAPDRLVLLTDCMSPVSGFEAAHAAFLQQMANLGVRCTSSTHFDL; the protein is encoded by the coding sequence ATGGCACACCGCACCCAGCTGCTGATCATCGACCCGCAAAACGACTTCTGCGATTTGCCCCGCGCCTGGTGGCCGGCCGCCCTTCCTGGCCAGGCCGATTCCAGCGGCCCCGCCCTGCCCGTCACCGGTGCCCATGCCGATATGCAGCGCCTGGCGGCCTGGATTCAGCGCCATGGCAGCAAGCTGGAGGGCATCACCCTCACGCTGGACTCCCACCAGGCCTATGACCTGGCCCACCCGGCCTTCTGGCAGCAGCGCGATGGCAGCGCCGTGGCGCCCTTCACCACGATTGCCGCAGCCCAGGTACGCAACGGCGACTTCGCCCCGCGCGACGCCAGCGCCCTGGCCCGTGTGCTGCAGTATCTGGATACGCTGGAGGCCGAAGGCCGCTACCAGCTGATGGTCTGGCCGCTGCACTGCGAGATCGGCAGCTGGGGCCATGGCGTGCATGCCGATGTGCTGGCCGCCTGCCGCCGCTGGCAGGCCACGCAGCACCGCGCCGTCCACCATGTGTTCAAGGGCATGAACCCCTGGACCGAGCACTACAGCGCCATCCGCGCCGAAGTGCCCGACCCGCAAGACCCAGAGACCGGGCTGAACCAAGCCTTGCTCACCCGATTGGCGGACTGTGAACAGTTGGTGATTGCCGGCGAGGCCAGCAGCCACTGCGTGCGTGCCACCACCGAGCACATCGTGCAGCACAGCGGCATGGCGCCCGATCGACTGGTGCTGCTCACCGACTGCATGAGCCCGGTGAGCGGCTTCGAGGCAGCCCATGCGGCTTTCCTGCAGCAGATGGCAAACCTGGGTGTACGCTGCACCAGCAGCACGCACTTCGATTTATAA
- the pncB gene encoding nicotinate phosphoribosyltransferase, translating to MAPIITSLLDTDLYKFTMWQAMLHRNPQTAAHYRFACRNATAFPLAELAAEVQAEIDQLCSLRFTKDELDYVASLRYIKSDFIDFLRLFQYQRDFITVKGQADGSLSIEADGPQVHVMGFEIPVLCIVNELYFRRLQQPGTLDEGRKRLQAKIAQLRAIKSGPTLAHPFEVSDFGLRRRFSGPWQREVVTTLAREVPQWFKGTSSVLLARDLDISPIGTMAHEYMQSYQSQGVRLRDFQKAALEDWVQEYRGDLGIALTDTVGMNAFLADFDLYFAKLFDGLRHDSGDPFEWGEKALAHYRQLRINTHSKRLVFSDGLDLERALALWRHFGPHIQLGFGIGTNLTNDLSLTPLNIVMKLTHANGQPVAKISDTPGKTLCEDETYLAYLRQVFHIEA from the coding sequence ATGGCCCCCATCATCACCAGCCTGCTCGACACAGACCTCTACAAGTTCACCATGTGGCAGGCCATGCTGCACCGCAACCCGCAGACCGCCGCCCACTACCGCTTTGCCTGCCGCAACGCCACGGCCTTTCCACTGGCCGAGCTGGCGGCCGAGGTACAGGCCGAGATCGACCAGTTGTGCAGCCTGCGCTTTACCAAGGATGAGCTCGATTACGTGGCCAGCCTGCGCTATATCAAGAGCGACTTCATCGACTTTCTGCGCCTGTTCCAGTACCAGCGCGACTTCATCACCGTCAAGGGCCAGGCCGACGGCAGCCTGTCCATCGAAGCCGACGGCCCCCAGGTGCATGTGATGGGCTTTGAGATTCCCGTCCTCTGCATCGTCAACGAGCTGTACTTCCGCCGCCTGCAGCAACCCGGCACGCTGGATGAAGGCCGAAAGCGCCTGCAGGCCAAGATCGCGCAGCTGCGTGCCATCAAGAGTGGCCCCACGCTGGCCCACCCCTTCGAGGTCTCGGACTTCGGCCTGCGCAGGCGCTTTTCCGGTCCCTGGCAGCGCGAGGTGGTGACCACGCTGGCACGTGAGGTGCCGCAGTGGTTCAAGGGCACCTCCAGCGTGCTGCTGGCGCGTGACCTGGACATCTCCCCCATTGGCACCATGGCCCATGAGTACATGCAGAGCTACCAGTCCCAGGGCGTGCGCCTGCGCGATTTTCAAAAGGCCGCGCTGGAAGACTGGGTGCAGGAATACCGCGGCGACCTGGGCATTGCGCTCACCGACACCGTGGGCATGAACGCCTTTCTGGCCGACTTTGACCTGTACTTTGCCAAGCTGTTTGATGGCCTGCGCCATGACTCGGGCGACCCCTTTGAATGGGGCGAAAAAGCCCTGGCGCATTACCGCCAGCTGCGCATCAACACCCACAGCAAGCGCCTGGTGTTCTCCGACGGCCTGGACCTGGAACGCGCCCTGGCCCTGTGGCGCCACTTTGGCCCGCATATCCAGCTGGGCTTTGGCATTGGCACCAATCTCACCAACGACCTGAGCCTGACGCCGTTGAACATTGTGATGAAGCTCACCCACGCCAACGGCCAGCCGGTGGCCAAGATTTCGGATACCCCCGGCAAGACCTTGTGCGAGGACGAGACTTACTTGGCTTACCTGCGCCAGGTGTTTCATATAGAAGCTTGA
- a CDS encoding NAD+ synthase: MLRITLAQLNMTVGDIAGNTAKMEAAARQAHEAQANLVVFSELSLCGYYPEDMLDEPAFLQRCERGLQELLATTRQWPSLYWVVGAPTAAQGPGKRLHNSLLVLQNGQVRLQYDKQLLPTYNIFDERRHFEPGRDVAKVLRIGDAQVGFLICEDGWNDSGTDYAVNPFERMADAAPDVVVSINASPSNIGRREQRHQVFSAAARRHGLPIVYVNQVGGQDQVVFDGASFAVEPMAGVVFEAERFSEQVVTLQLARGCFAQGDGSEPEPVAAQGLSTMAFYRAQIQLGLRDYARRCGFTRAVVGCSGGIDSALTLALAAEALGPDNVTAITMPSRISSSGSVDDSIALCQQLGVALIQHPIAAQVDAYVQQFQASFGQPLSGLALENLQARVRGTVLMEYSNSYGHLLLTTGNKSELSVGYCTLYGDTNGGLGLLGDLYKTEVFELCRHLNQANGRELIPQTIIDKPPSAELAPGQTDQDSLPPYPLLDAMLKLLIEGERLSDAEYQAAQETVNMLQLTPEGRAMVSKVRRLLHGSEYKRHQTPPVIRLRPRAFGSGRQMPIAASYAWD; encoded by the coding sequence ATGCTGCGCATCACCCTGGCCCAACTGAATATGACGGTGGGCGACATTGCCGGCAATACTGCCAAGATGGAGGCCGCCGCGCGCCAGGCCCATGAGGCTCAGGCCAACCTGGTGGTGTTTTCCGAGCTCTCGCTGTGCGGCTACTACCCCGAGGACATGCTGGACGAGCCCGCTTTCTTGCAGCGCTGCGAGCGCGGCCTGCAGGAGCTGCTGGCGACCACCCGCCAATGGCCCTCGCTGTACTGGGTGGTGGGTGCGCCCACCGCCGCACAAGGGCCGGGCAAGCGCTTGCACAACAGTCTGCTGGTGCTGCAGAACGGCCAAGTACGGCTGCAGTACGACAAGCAGCTGCTGCCCACCTACAACATCTTTGACGAGCGCCGCCATTTCGAGCCCGGCCGCGACGTGGCCAAGGTGCTGCGCATAGGCGATGCCCAGGTGGGTTTTCTGATCTGCGAGGACGGCTGGAACGACAGCGGCACCGACTATGCCGTCAACCCCTTCGAGCGCATGGCCGACGCTGCACCCGATGTGGTGGTCAGCATCAATGCCAGCCCCTCCAACATCGGCAGGCGCGAGCAGCGCCACCAGGTCTTCAGCGCTGCGGCCCGTCGCCATGGCCTGCCCATTGTGTATGTGAACCAGGTGGGTGGTCAGGACCAGGTCGTGTTCGACGGCGCCTCCTTCGCCGTGGAGCCCATGGCCGGCGTGGTGTTCGAGGCCGAGCGCTTTAGCGAACAGGTCGTCACCCTGCAGCTGGCACGCGGCTGCTTTGCCCAGGGCGACGGCAGCGAGCCCGAGCCGGTGGCAGCGCAAGGCCTGTCCACCATGGCGTTCTACCGCGCGCAAATCCAGCTGGGCCTGCGCGACTACGCCCGGCGCTGCGGTTTCACCCGCGCCGTGGTGGGCTGCAGCGGCGGCATAGACAGCGCCCTGACCCTGGCCCTGGCCGCCGAGGCCCTGGGCCCGGACAACGTCACCGCCATCACCATGCCTTCGCGCATTTCCAGCAGCGGCTCGGTGGATGACTCCATCGCCCTGTGCCAGCAGCTGGGAGTTGCACTGATCCAGCACCCCATTGCGGCCCAGGTGGATGCCTATGTCCAGCAGTTCCAGGCCAGCTTTGGCCAGCCCCTTTCAGGCCTGGCGCTGGAAAACCTGCAGGCCCGCGTGCGCGGCACGGTGCTGATGGAGTACTCCAACAGCTACGGCCATTTGCTGCTGACCACGGGCAACAAGTCCGAGCTGTCGGTGGGCTACTGCACGCTGTATGGCGACACCAATGGCGGCCTGGGCCTGCTGGGCGATCTGTACAAGACCGAGGTCTTCGAGCTGTGCCGCCACCTCAACCAGGCCAACGGACGCGAGCTGATTCCCCAGACCATCATTGACAAACCACCTTCGGCCGAGCTGGCCCCGGGCCAGACCGACCAGGACAGCCTGCCGCCCTACCCGCTGCTGGATGCCATGCTCAAGCTGCTGATCGAGGGCGAGCGCCTGTCCGATGCCGAATACCAGGCCGCCCAGGAGACGGTGAACATGCTGCAGCTCACCCCTGAGGGCCGTGCCATGGTGAGCAAGGTGCGCCGCCTGCTGCATGGCAGCGAGTACAAGCGCCACCAGACGCCCCCCGTCATCCGCCTGCGCCCGCGCGCCTTTGGCAGCGGCCGGCAGATGCCCATCGCTGCGAGCTATGCATGGGATTGA